In the Cylindrospermopsis raciborskii Cr2010 genome, TTCTCAGACGCATTAAGGAACTAGAAAATGAAGGCTATCAATTTGAGGCTGCAGAAGCTAGTTTTGTCCTATTAATGTATGAAGTATTAGGACTCAAACAACAGTTCTTTGAAGTCCAAGGTTTTCGAGTACATTGTGATCTAGCTGAGGGAAAAAACATCACTAACTCCCTAGCGACAATTAAGGTAGGTGTGGGGGGAGAAAATATTTTAGAGGTAGCAGAAGGAAATGGTCCTGTTGCAGCTTTAGACGCAGCGTTGCGTAAAGCGCTGTTGAATTTTTACCCTCAAATTGGCGAGTTTGAACTAACAGACTACAAAGTCAGAATTCTCAATGGTAATGTGGGCACCTCTGCCAAAACCCGCGCCCTAGTTGAGTCTGGTAATGGTCAAGCACGTTGGACAACCGTAGGAGTATCCACTAATATTTTGGAAGCTTCCTATCAAGCAGTGGTAGCAGGTTTGGAATATGGTTTATTAATACATTTTCCCTCTCCTGTTCCCTACTGTAAAATTTAAGTCTCAAAGCTCTCCAGCTCGCGAAGGACTCGCAACCTGGAGAGATCGGATCTAATATTTCCCATGGGTGGGACGCACCACCCAATATTACACCCCGCGAATTTTCCTCCTACAGTTCTAATGAATGAGAAGTCAAAAAGATGATACAGTTGGTTGGAAAGTCATTATTTTTGGTAGCACAAGCATGTAACTTTCGCAAATAAACAACACTACTAGAAAACTTAACAACTAACTGACAGATTTAATATGTTAAACAAAGTACGTAATCTTTTTAGCAAGTTTTTTAATAATACTAGCACGCTTAATCGAGAACCATTAAATAAGGCCAGCTTGATAGTTATTATCATAATAGACGTTTTTATTCTAATTAATGTATTTACAGGATTGGATAGTATTGGTAGATGGCATCTTACTCCTGACGAAACTTATCCCTGTCATAATGAATGGAAGGGTTATCAAGAGCAAACCTCAGCAACTAAAGATTATGAAATAATTACTAATTCATTAGTAGAAAATAATCAGCCCAACTTTAACGCAAAATATAAACAGCAAGAACAAGGAAGATTAGGGAAAGTGTCAGAAATATGCCTGAACTATGGCCTATTAAAAGACAATTTAAATACCGTTCAAAATCGGCAATTTTTACAAAGTATTGGTCAGACCCAAAAAAAAATCAATAAGTTGGGGCAAGAAAATGCCGAAATTCGTAGACAATACGATTCCACCCTTCTGGAAAAAATGGTTCGTCAACCTGATAGCAAGTCCATCAACCAAGTAGAAGCTGATAAAGCTAGGCAAAAACTAGATAGTAATACGAGGCAAATTGCCCAATTTAAAGAGGAAAATAAAAAGAGAAAAAATCAGCTACTCAACCGACCAGCAAGTGGCAAATTTCTCTCGTTTTTGCAGGATAAAATTCAATTTTCTAACTTAGTTAATGGCTATAAAACAGCCTCATTTTGGTATCCCAGCATTCAAGTAACCCTGCAAGCTATATTCCTATTACCTTTAATTTTCATCGCTTCATTCATTTATGGTAGGTCACAACGCCAAGGGTATGGACTAGTATCTCTAATTAGCTGGCATTTACTAGTTATATTTGTGATTCCCCTAGTTATCAAAGTCTTGGAATTTCTGCAAGTTGGCGTAGTATTTAAATTCTTAGTAGATATTATTAGTAGCTTATTGGGGGGGTTACTATTCTTAGTTAGCTATGTTTATATTGTAGTGATTCCCCTAGTCGGGTTTGGGATTATTAAGTTGTTGCAAAGGAATGTAGTTTTTAATAGTAAAATTCAAGCTGGTAAAAGAGTACAGAACTCCCAGTGCATCAACTGTGGAAGAAACCTTAGGTCTCGTGAGGCCCATTGTCCCCATTGTGGTTATTACCAGTATGTGGAATGTCACCATTGCCATAACTTGACTTATAAGAAGTTACCCTATTGTTATCATTGTGGTACTGAGCAAATTTCTCTATGACTGAATCCCTATTGAATATTCAAAATCTCTGTGTAGCTTATCCTCAAGATTATGACCAAACTCCAATCTGGGCGGTTAATGATGTATCCTTTAGTCTAAAACCAGGAGAAAAGATTGGTTTGGTGGGTGAGTCTGGTTGTGGTAAATCTACTATTGGTCGGGCAATTATGCGATTATTGCCTGACCATAGTCGGGTTCAAGGTCAGGTAAATTTTCGTGAGAGTTCGGTGTTAAATTTAACTCCTGCTCAAATGCGACAGTTTCGAGGTGAAGCGGTGGCTTTGGTGTTTCAAGATCCTATGACCAGGTTAGACCCACTAATGACTATTAGTGAACACTGTTTGGAAACCTTGGCTGCACATTCACCACAACTGACTAAAAAACAAGCTAAGGAAAGAGTTTTGGCTACCTTAGAAAAAGTAAAAATTCCTGGAAGTCGTTGGAGTCAGTACCCCCATGAGTTTAGTGGAGGAATGCGTCAAAGAGTAGCTATTGCTTTAGCTTTGTTACTCAATCCCAAGTTAATTATTGCGGATGAACCAACAACTAGTTTAGACGTAACTGTTTCTGCCCAGATTTTACAAGAACTAACTAGACTGTGTGCAGAAGATAATATGGGCTTGTTGTTGATTTCCCATGATTTAGCAATGGTAGCAGAATACTGCGATCGCATTGGGGTGATGTACCAGGGTAAAATAGTGGAAATGGGTAAAACAGAGAGTGTATTTAAACAACCACAGCATGAATACACCCAATCTTTATTAAGAGCAGCTCTACACATTCAGCAAGAACCAGTAGGTGTGGGAGAAGAGGAGAAAAAAGAAAATCCCATCCTTAAAATCACAGAATTACAACAGTATTATAGTATAGAGCCGAATTTTCTAGAGCGATTATTTCAGAGTCAACAGCAAACAATCAAAGCAGTAGATGGCATTAACCTAGAATTATATCCAGGAGAGATATTAGGTCTGGTGGGAGAGTCAGGTTGTGGTAAAAGTACCCTATCTAGAACCATTTTACAATTGATTCCTCCCACGGGTGGAAAAGTGGAATTTTTAGGGCAAGAATTAACCAGATTATCCCGTGAAGAAGTTCGCAGTTTCCGCAGGGAAATTCAAATGATATTTCAAGATCCCCATGCTTGTTTAAATCCAGCTATGACCGTGGGAGAAAGTATAGCAGATCCCCTATTAATTCACAAAATAGCCCGTGGAAAACAGGCCGAAGAAGAGGTTGTATGGATGTTAGAAAAAGTGGGGTTAACTCCTTGGCAAACTTATTATCGCCGTTATCCAGCAGATTTATCGGGGGGACAACAACAACGGGTAGCCATAGCGCGAGCTTTGATTACCCGCCCTAAATTAGTGATCTGTGATGAACCTGTGAGTATGTTGGATGCTAGTGTCCAAACCCAGGTTTTGGATTTAATGTTACAATTAAAGGCGGAATTTGACCTAACTTACCTATTTATTACCCATGACTTATGGTTGGCTAGGTTTTTGTGCGATCGCATTGCTGTAATGAATAGTGGTAAAATAGTAGAGTTAGGAAAAACGAAGGAGATATTTTCCCATCCCCAGCATCCTTACACCCAAACTCTGTTGGGTGCTGCACCATTATTAGCTAGGGTTTAATTAAGTTACGGAGAAATCATGTCTAAAAATTCACTCTCCCATATTTTTAAAAACAGCTATTCTGCGGACAAATGGCAACAGAGAATAGAACAGGTAGCTCATCGATTCAATCAAGAATATCAAAATCAACCCTTTGAACTACCAGAGGAAATCAAACAAATGTCCATTTATCAAGAATGGAAAAGTGGGATCCTATCATCAAAAATTGCCACCCCGTTTTGGGAAATTGCCCAACCTCAAAAAAATCAACACTGTTTAGATATTGGTTGCGGAGTTAGTTTTTTAATATATCCTTGGCGAGATTGGCAAGCATATTTCCACGGACAGGAAATTAGCAATATAGCCAGGGATGCTTTAAATTCTCGGGGTTCCCAATTAAATTCTAAGCTGTTTAAGGGTGTGGAATTAGGAGCAGCTCATTGTTTGGAATATGATGCAGCACAGTTTGATTTAGTCATTGCTACAGGATTTAGTTATTACTTTCCTTTGGAATATTGGCAATTGGTACTGGAGGAGGTAAAACGGGTCTTAAAACCTGGTGGAAATTTTGTCTTTGACACTATCAATTCAGTTCAACCAGTAGCAGAAGATTGGGCAGTTTTGGAAACCTATTTAGGCACGGAGGTGTTTTTAGAAACTACCAGCGACTGGAAAAAAACTATTAAATCCCAAGGAGGTAAAATAGTGAAGGAACAATTAAATGTAGGGGAAATAATAGCCTTATATAAGGTGAGATTTTGAACCTAAACCTGAATCTACCCCTAACCGGGTGAGTGGAATTAAACATGAACGTAGGTTGGGTTGAGGAACGAAACCCCCCACGGGTTACCCTACCACTAACCCATCCTACAAATAATTGTGCCTCCCTACTTACTATCAAATAGTAGACCCTCTTCTACAAAATATGGGTTAAAAATAATTCCTAGGATAGATGGGTTAACTGGGTACTTAACATTCAATTATTTTGAATTATAAAGACATGATTGAACCGGGATTTTTGACCGGATTTGAACACATGTAAGTTGATGTTGTTAATCAGTACTGTTGACCGATTTATCAAAGGAGATTTTTAGGTGGAAGATATAAGTACAAAATCAGTATTAAATTCCGCTTCTATCCTCACCGTCGGGAGCGGTTGGTTCCCTACCACACCAGGGGGAATGGAAAGGTATATTTATGAACTAATTGATAAATTGGCTATTAACCAAGACCAGATTGAATTATGCGGAGTTGGTCTACCTGAACAAGAGGATATATCTATTGCCAATATTAGGTTACGTAATCTCGCATCTCCCCATAGCAAGATTTGGCAAAGATTATGGTCTATTCGCAGTAGCTTTCGACAAATTAACCTCAATCACTTTGATGCAGTTAACTTACACTTTGCATTGTATAGCTTTCCTATTTTAGATCTTTTACCCAAGAGATTGCCAATTACATTTAATTTCCATGGTCCATGGGCCGCTGAAAGTCAAGAGGAACTATTAAATAAACAACTGACTATTTGGATCAAGCAACACTTGGTGGAAAAAAATACCTATAACCAATGCGATCGCTTTATAGTTTTAAGTCGAGCTTTTGGGAACATTTTACATCAACAGTATGAGGTTCCCTGGGAAAAAATACATGTTATTCCTGGGGGAGTAGATGTGAAACATTTTAAAAATAATTTATCCCGTTTAGCAGCGAGAGAACAACTGGGTTGGCCAACTGAAAGACAGATATTATTTACCTCTCGTCGTCTAGTACATCGTATGGGAATTGATAAACTCTTGACAGCAATAGCAAAAATTAAGCCTGTAGT is a window encoding:
- a CDS encoding dipeptide ABC transporter ATP-binding protein — its product is MTESLLNIQNLCVAYPQDYDQTPIWAVNDVSFSLKPGEKIGLVGESGCGKSTIGRAIMRLLPDHSRVQGQVNFRESSVLNLTPAQMRQFRGEAVALVFQDPMTRLDPLMTISEHCLETLAAHSPQLTKKQAKERVLATLEKVKIPGSRWSQYPHEFSGGMRQRVAIALALLLNPKLIIADEPTTSLDVTVSAQILQELTRLCAEDNMGLLLISHDLAMVAEYCDRIGVMYQGKIVEMGKTESVFKQPQHEYTQSLLRAALHIQQEPVGVGEEEKKENPILKITELQQYYSIEPNFLERLFQSQQQTIKAVDGINLELYPGEILGLVGESGCGKSTLSRTILQLIPPTGGKVEFLGQELTRLSREEVRSFRREIQMIFQDPHACLNPAMTVGESIADPLLIHKIARGKQAEEEVVWMLEKVGLTPWQTYYRRYPADLSGGQQQRVAIARALITRPKLVICDEPVSMLDASVQTQVLDLMLQLKAEFDLTYLFITHDLWLARFLCDRIAVMNSGKIVELGKTKEIFSHPQHPYTQTLLGAAPLLARV
- a CDS encoding class I SAM-dependent methyltransferase, producing MSKNSLSHIFKNSYSADKWQQRIEQVAHRFNQEYQNQPFELPEEIKQMSIYQEWKSGILSSKIATPFWEIAQPQKNQHCLDIGCGVSFLIYPWRDWQAYFHGQEISNIARDALNSRGSQLNSKLFKGVELGAAHCLEYDAAQFDLVIATGFSYYFPLEYWQLVLEEVKRVLKPGGNFVFDTINSVQPVAEDWAVLETYLGTEVFLETTSDWKKTIKSQGGKIVKEQLNVGEIIALYKVRF
- a CDS encoding glycosyltransferase family 4 protein; this encodes MEDISTKSVLNSASILTVGSGWFPTTPGGMERYIYELIDKLAINQDQIELCGVGLPEQEDISIANIRLRNLASPHSKIWQRLWSIRSSFRQINLNHFDAVNLHFALYSFPILDLLPKRLPITFNFHGPWAAESQEELLNKQLTIWIKQHLVEKNTYNQCDRFIVLSRAFGNILHQQYEVPWEKIHVIPGGVDVKHFKNNLSRLAAREQLGWPTERQILFTSRRLVHRMGIDKLLTAIAKIKPVVPDIWLAIAGRGHIQTSLEKQVVELGLENQVRFLGFLPDQQLPIAYQAADLTVMPSQSFEGFGLAILESLACGTPVLCTPVGGMPEILQPFTPELITDSIAVDSLANKLQEVMLAKIVLPSREECRNYAAENYDWTNIAQRVRQVIVFHK